In the genome of Paenibacillus pabuli, the window AATGGATGCCCTTATCTATACTAGCATTGTATCTCATTTAACTAGCGGCAGAATATCAAAATTTGAAATAATTAATTCCCGGCAACATAAACCCGCCATAGGTCTACTCGCATACAGCCCAACAAGCTAATTACATACAAATATATATTATTTACCTCATTGACTTAAACCATGGTTTAAGTCGTATGCTATTCCTGTCGACAGAGTTAGCACCAATTTGGAGGTCTCCAACATGAAGTATTTTTCCATTAGCGAAGCTTCAGCTCAATTAAATATTCCAGACTCAACATTACGTTATTATGAAAAAAAAGGGCTTCTGCCTTTAATCGAACGGGATGATGCTGGGAGGCGGTTATTTTCAGAAAACCAGATGGCACTATTGGAAACCCTTGTTTGTTTAAAAAACACGCATATGCCCATTAGTCAAATTAAGCAATATATAGATTGGATCGTAGAAGGCAATCGTACGCTCGAGGCCAGGCTTGAAATGATGCAAAAACACAAGCAGGCTGTACTCGATGAGATTTTGATCATGCAGGAATCCCTAAAGGGAATTGAATTCAAAATCACACGTTACACCCATCAGATACAGGAAAGAAACCAAGACGAGGACTAGAAGGAGAGATCATATAATGAAACTTTCAGGAAATACAGTACTCATTACAGGCGGAGGTTCTGGGATCGGATTAGCATTTGCAGAGCGCTTCTTAAGCGCCGGAAATACAGTCATTGTTACTGGGCGACGTGCGGATGTACTTCAACATGCGAAAGAAACACACCCTGGCCTTATTACGTATGTGAATGATCTGAATATGGAATCCGAGCGTGCAGCACTGTTTGATTGGGTAACCACGAACTACCCGGAAGTGAATGTGTTAGTCAACAATGCCGGTATCCAACAACGTTTTAATATGCTGACAACGGATGCAAAGAACGATTGGAGTTATTTCAATAAAGAAATTACTACGAATATTGAAGCTCCATTTCATCTATCCATGCTATTCGCTCCTTATCTTGCAACCAAAGAAGAGGCGACGATAATTAACGTCACTTCCGGGTTGGCCTTCACGCCGTTTGCCATTGCTCCGATCTATTCAGCAACCAAGGCGGCCCTTCACTCTTTTACAATCAGTCTGAGACACCAGCTTTCGGATACATCTGTAGAGGTCATTGAAGTTGCTCCTCCGGCAGTAAGTACAGACCTGGGTGGAGCAGGACTGCATACGCATGGAGAACCATTGGATGATTTTGCAGATGGAATTTTCGAAGGATTACAAGAGGGTCATCAAGAAATTGGGTACGGCACTTCTGTTGCTCGCTTACGGATGTCCCGAGATGAAGTCGACAAATACGCAGAAAGCATGTATAACGCAACAAAAGATCTCATTGAATAAATCGCCTGCGAGTCACGTGCGACTAAATCACTATTGCTGTATATTGACAAAGAGGCCATTCCAACTATGGAATGACCTCTTTGAATAAGTTCTCATATATAACTCATGTATTCCTTTTCTTATGCCAAAGGGAACATCACATCAATCTGATACTAACTTTGAATACATATGGAGATCGTTAAACTTTCCTTCCACACGTTCATATTCTCTAAGTGTTCCTTCAAATGTGAAACAGAGCTTTTGTAAGAGCTTTATAGAATTCACATTTTCGGGATCAACCTTGGCTTCGACTCGGTTCAATTTTAAAGATGAGAATCCGTGATCCACCAAACAAGAGACCACCTCTGAAGCATAACCTCTTCCCCAAGATGATTTAGCAAGGTCATATCCAATTTCAGCTTTTAAGTTGTCAAAATCCAAAAAATTATAACCGCATGAACCTATAATTTCGTTGGACTCTTTTTTAATTATGGAGAAACGAATAGCCTTACGATCCCGAGAAAGATCATCCAGCAGATGGATCATTTCTTTTGCTTGCTCTACGTCAGTAAAACAACTAACATTCATAAATTTAGTAACATCCGGATCAGACCATACCGTAAACAAGCTTGGAGAATCCGATACCTTCATTTTTCTCAAATGTAAACGTTCTGTGTGTAACTCTGTAATCAATACTTTTTCCTCCCATTAGATTTAATAGTTAGGTTTAAAATATTGATATCTGCGCATAGTTCAGTCCCTTCATTTCCAGGCTGGTTACAATTATACATGAGCCATAAACCGAATCAAAGTCCACTGAAATGATCTCACTTAAGTTAGCGTTAGAATGATCTGTTCCCCGGATCGGGTAATTTTGTAGATACCTTCCTGCATGTCAATGCCATAGTGCTTCTTCAGCAACCACTTTGCGTTACGATCCGTCTCCACGACGACCAGATAATCGTAGCCGCTCAGGAGATTATCCATATTATCCTCGTAGAACAACACGATCCCGTCCACATGTGGATCATACAGGAAATACTTCCCGACATATTGCATGTAATAGTTCGTGACCTGCTGGTCCCTGTCCGAGGCGTAGAACAGATATCTGTTGTTATCCTCATGACCACCTTTATACCAGCGATCGCCGGTTACTGCATGAATTTTGTAAGGGATTGTCGTATTTCACAATTTCTTTTTTTGAATATTGTGAGTATAACACCGAAATAGTAGACAGTAAACGTGCATATTGCATATATTTTGGTAAAAAAGTTGTATTCGTATTTGTGCTAATGTATAGGTTAAAATTACTAGAAACAGGTCCGTGATATACGCAACAAAAAGCTCGCCATAATGTTATGGCGAGTGAATGCATAAGTAGCAAATGAAGGATACTAATCTACTTTTATTGCCTCGATATTAAGCTCGATCCTCACTTCATGCTCAAACACGTTTTCGAGCTGGAGAAAAGCGAAGTAAGACATGGTAGGGGAAGAATTTTGCTGAACATAAACTCCATCTAACAATGAAACAACACGAGTGAATATCGCACTACGTGTTGTTTCTTTTCTTTATTGCAAAGTCAACCTGTTTAATTTTTGTTACTTCATCTGCCCTTTGATGACTATCATCATGCTTTTACCCGTTGCTATGATGGCTTCTTCTGCTGAACGCGGTGTCCAACCAAGTATACGTTTGGCTTTTTGATTACTCGTTGACATATCTTTTCCCAAGAGTGTTGCAATCATTCTTAATTTAGGATTGAAAATCGCCGCAACACGAACAATACTATTGGGGAGCTCTCCCTTTGGAACGTTTATGGCATCTTCCCCTAAATTTTCTCGTAAAATATTTGCAATTTCCAACGTTGAGAGATTTTCTGCACTAGAAGCTATAAATCGCTCTCCACTTGCTTCGGGACGAACCATTGCCAAGATATGCAGCTCTGCAACATCTCGAACATCCACATAATCAGAATAAATCTTGGGGACAGACTTTAGCTTGCCCTCTAACATCTGGCGAACGATATCATTTGAATGAGAATAATCATTACCTAGAATTGGCCCCATCACACCAACAGGATTTACCGTCGCTAATTCTAAACCATTCCCTTCCTTTCGTATAAATTCCCAGGCAGTTTTTTCAGCGAGTGTCTTGGATTTTTGATAGGGATGAATTTTTGCGTCTGTATTGGACCAATCTTCTTCGGTGTATGGCCCTGTGTGATGCTTATGTCCCACACCGATTGCTCCGAAAGCAGAAGTTAGAACAACGCGTTTGACCCCTGCATCACGTGCTGCTCTCAACACTCGCAAAACACCCTCACGTGCTGGCCCAATCATTTCATGTTCATCTTTATATATTTTATTGGGTGTTGGGGATGCCACATGAATGACATAATCCGCTCCTTCAACCGCACTATCCCAGTTATTATCAGAAGTTAAATCCGTTTGAACAAATGACAAATTCTCAATATGTGTCACCCCGCCCGATATTATCATGGCTTTTACTTCATCTTGTCTGCTCATTGTACGAAGAGTTGCCCGCACACGATACTTCTTCTCCAGTAATTTCACGATTATATGAACAGCGATAAATCCTGAACCTCCGGTCACCAGCACTAAAGGTTTGTTAGGGTCTGCCATCGTAAATACTCCCTTCAGTTGACGTTACACTTGTAACATATTTTATCCTATAATAAGATCAGACATTATCAATAGCAAGCAAGAAACAAGCATATGTGACAGATTGGAGGAAGTGTAATGGCAGCAACGGATCACGCACAAATTATAAAAAAAGACACAAGAGAATGGATAACGATTGCATTACTGGAGCTACTAAAAACAAAAAAAATTTCGGAGTTAACCATTTCAGAACTCGTTAAAAAAGCCGGTGTCAGTCGAATGGCATTCTATAGAAATTATGAAAATCTTGAACAAGTATTAATAGAGTACTACGAGCCTAAATTTGCAGATATATTCAATAAAATTGCGCACAAAAAGAGTAACGAACAAAAAATAACAGATCTAACCAACTTTTTTCTGGTCATCTCCAATGATATTAAAATGTCTATTGAGAGTGATTACACAGGGTTAATTTATCAAATCTTCAAGAACAACATAACTCAATTTTATGATGAGCTCATTCCCTTTCCAAACTGGACAGGTGCAAAACGAAATTATTGGATTCATTTTATGAGTGCCGGTGTTTTTGAAATTTGGATGACATGGATCAAAAATGGACAACAAGAAACCATAGAAGAAATATCAACACTCATACGACTATTCCATAAGTAAAAGATAAGTAATTTGCCAGGGATGAAGTACACAACAAAGAGAACAGCCCCAGGCTGTTCTCTTTCGCTCTCTGTCTTAAAAGCACGTGAACGAGCTAATCCGATTCAAATCAATACCGAAGTATCCCCAGAAGAAACCGAACCATCTGAACCCTGCAACAGAATTACGCCCGACAAATACCGGGAAGAACCAGAATTGCTCGCCGTTGTTCAGCCAAATGTAAGTGTTGCGGAACATGCAGCGTCTGATCCCGCCGGGGTCAATAGCAAATGGAACGGCGGTCTGCATTTGCGGTACGAACTGCGGTGGAGGAGCCGTCGGCGCTTGAACGCCTCCCGGTGCACCCCCTGGAAAACCCGGACCCCCCGGCCCTACTGGTCCACCTGGTCCGCCTGGAAACCCTCCGCCAGGTCCCGGCATTGGAAAAAATCCCATATATGATCGCTCCTTTCGATGAATAGGCATAATCATCATATGCATTCGCGGAAAGAGCGACTGGGCGAATATCAAAAATATCCCCGCCAAACGTGCTTGGCCCATATTCAGTTTCTCCACATAGGGGAAACATTGCCGCATGAAACCCCAGTCAATTTTGACAAATAAAGTGAGAGAGTGTTAGATTCTAATTATATTCATTCTTTAAATGGGGTGAGCCTATGAGAAAAAAACTACAAATTTACATATCGTCTACTTACTACGATCTTATTGAGGAAAGACATACCGCTGTTGAAGCCGTACTTCAAGCTGGTCATATCCCTGCTGGAATCGAGCAATTTTTCAAGGAAAGTCCAATGAAAATTAGGAAGAGATGGATCGACGAGTCCGATGTATATGTCCTGATTCTCGGAGGATTCTATGGTTTAACACTTCCTGAGGATGAATCCAAGAGCTATACCCATTGGGAGTATGAGTATGCCGGAGAAGCGGGCAAACCTAGATTTGCTTTTGTTGTCACAGATGAAGCATTAAGACAAAAGCCATACGACTTCACAGCAATTGAATACTATCAGGAGTTTCAAGAGTTTAAGCAAACCGTCATGGAACAAATCCCTATCTATTATGTTGAAGATGTACGGCACATTAAAATGGTACTTCGTGATCAATTGCCGGGGTATGCAGCAAGAGACGATTTGCATGGTTGGGTTTCTGGCAAGGATGTCCCGGATGTCCAAAAGCTGTTGGAAGAGAATGCACGATTAAAGGCGGAATTGGAGAAAAAGAAATGAATGAGGGGCTGGCATAACCAACCATTACCATTTTATCAACTATACCTGCCCAAAACAAGGTGCCACCAATCTGAGAACAGTTATAGGTCATGTAAATATGAAAAAACACATCCTAAATTGGGATAAGCATTCTCCTGGAAAGCTTATTTACCCAATAAGATGTGTTTTTTGTTTTAAAGTTTGAATAAGTTCTACATTATGAAGCTTTCGCTGCAACAGCTTTTTGAATTAAAGCTTTGGCATCGTTAGTAGAAAGCCCTTGTTTAGGTTGAAGTGAGTTTTTGTCTGCTGCACTAAGAATACCTTTGTCAATCAGTTTTGCCATAGATTTCACCGCGTAAGTAGAAACGGTTTTGCCATCTTCATAACCTGCAATGATCGTAGCAGCATCTTTATCAGAAGCTTGATCTTTCAACAATTTAGCAAGAATCGTAGCGGCTTCTTCACGAGTGATATCACGATCAGGATTGAAGTTACCACCGTAGCCTTGAATAAATCCAGCATGTGTCGCTTCAGCGATTGCATCTGCATATGCAGCGTTAGCAGCAACATCCTTGAATGCAGGTGCTGAAGTTACTTCGTTCAGTTTCAACAGTTCTACCAAAGCAGTAACAAATTCAGCACGGGAAATGAATTCTGTTGTTGCAGGTGTTTCTGTTGGCTCTGTAGATGCAGCCAGATTCGTGATACGTCCTTCCGTTGCAGCTTGAATAGCGCCGCCTTTATACGCATCTACGATGTATTGGTAGAATACATCCAAATCGATAGGACCTGCCAAGGATGATTTGGCATCCACTAGCACTTTATAGTTATCTCCACCTGCAGCCATAAAGTTGTTAACTACAGCCGTATATGTTTTTCCAGGATCAATAGGTGTGCCATCTTCAAGACTAAGACTAGTCACACGTTCTGCTACTGGCTTATTGAAATCTGCAGTATATTTCAAGCCAGAGATTTGCAGTGTTTTTGTGTTAGGTGTACCGTCAGCATTGGTTCCCCATTGCTGCTGCAACAACGTTTTAATTTGTTCACCAGTCAACTCCAGTTTCACTAGAGTATTGCCAAAAGGTTGGATTTTAGCAAGATCAGCAAAGGTTACATCGCCTTGCGGCAGGTCCGCACGAATACCACCTGGATTCATAAATGCAAAGTCTGCTTCGCTTGCTTTATCACCAAAGTCTGCTTGGCGCATTGCATCTGCAATCAGGTTACCTAGAGCGGCTTCGTTATTATAAGCATCTGTACGAGTGACAGAACCGTCCGTAGTACCTACTGGCTTAGTAAGCTCAGGATGCTTGTCTAAAGATTTTTTAATAATAGCTAAAGATTCAGGGTCTTCTTTTACACCCTCTTGGAAAGTCGTTGTAACGGTAGCTGATTTCTCAGTTACATCCCCGGTAGCAGGGTCAATCATCAATTTAATATCTTCAAATGCTGTACCATAAGAATACGCTTGGACGATCAATTTACCATTCACTTCACCGTTAGCCAAAGCATGGTTGTCGCCTGCAACGATAACGTCAACAGGGGAATCTGCTGGCAAAGCTTTTGCTAAATCAGCCGCTTCTCCAGTGGTTACGCCTTCTTTGGTTGTTGCTGGATCATGCGCCAGAACGATGATCGTTTCTACACCTTTATCTTGCAATTCTTTTGCATATTTATTAACGGCTTCAACTTCTTCTTCTGCGCTTAAGAAACGCAC includes:
- a CDS encoding MerR family transcriptional regulator → MKYFSISEASAQLNIPDSTLRYYEKKGLLPLIERDDAGRRLFSENQMALLETLVCLKNTHMPISQIKQYIDWIVEGNRTLEARLEMMQKHKQAVLDEILIMQESLKGIEFKITRYTHQIQERNQDED
- a CDS encoding SDR family oxidoreductase, producing MKLSGNTVLITGGGSGIGLAFAERFLSAGNTVIVTGRRADVLQHAKETHPGLITYVNDLNMESERAALFDWVTTNYPEVNVLVNNAGIQQRFNMLTTDAKNDWSYFNKEITTNIEAPFHLSMLFAPYLATKEEATIINVTSGLAFTPFAIAPIYSATKAALHSFTISLRHQLSDTSVEVIEVAPPAVSTDLGGAGLHTHGEPLDDFADGIFEGLQEGHQEIGYGTSVARLRMSRDEVDKYAESMYNATKDLIE
- a CDS encoding GNAT family N-acetyltransferase, with amino-acid sequence MITELHTERLHLRKMKVSDSPSLFTVWSDPDVTKFMNVSCFTDVEQAKEMIHLLDDLSRDRKAIRFSIIKKESNEIIGSCGYNFLDFDNLKAEIGYDLAKSSWGRGYASEVVSCLVDHGFSSLKLNRVEAKVDPENVNSIKLLQKLCFTFEGTLREYERVEGKFNDLHMYSKLVSD
- a CDS encoding SDR family oxidoreductase, which codes for MADPNKPLVLVTGGSGFIAVHIIVKLLEKKYRVRATLRTMSRQDEVKAMIISGGVTHIENLSFVQTDLTSDNNWDSAVEGADYVIHVASPTPNKIYKDEHEMIGPAREGVLRVLRAARDAGVKRVVLTSAFGAIGVGHKHHTGPYTEEDWSNTDAKIHPYQKSKTLAEKTAWEFIRKEGNGLELATVNPVGVMGPILGNDYSHSNDIVRQMLEGKLKSVPKIYSDYVDVRDVAELHILAMVRPEASGERFIASSAENLSTLEIANILRENLGEDAINVPKGELPNSIVRVAAIFNPKLRMIATLLGKDMSTSNQKAKRILGWTPRSAEEAIIATGKSMMIVIKGQMK
- a CDS encoding TetR/AcrR family transcriptional regulator, with the protein product MAATDHAQIIKKDTREWITIALLELLKTKKISELTISELVKKAGVSRMAFYRNYENLEQVLIEYYEPKFADIFNKIAHKKSNEQKITDLTNFFLVISNDIKMSIESDYTGLIYQIFKNNITQFYDELIPFPNWTGAKRNYWIHFMSAGVFEIWMTWIKNGQQETIEEISTLIRLFHK
- a CDS encoding collagen-like protein yields the protein MGFFPMPGPGGGFPGGPGGPVGPGGPGFPGGAPGGVQAPTAPPPQFVPQMQTAVPFAIDPGGIRRCMFRNTYIWLNNGEQFWFFPVFVGRNSVAGFRWFGFFWGYFGIDLNRISSFTCF
- a CDS encoding DUF4062 domain-containing protein, producing the protein MRKKLQIYISSTYYDLIEERHTAVEAVLQAGHIPAGIEQFFKESPMKIRKRWIDESDVYVLILGGFYGLTLPEDESKSYTHWEYEYAGEAGKPRFAFVVTDEALRQKPYDFTAIEYYQEFQEFKQTVMEQIPIYYVEDVRHIKMVLRDQLPGYAARDDLHGWVSGKDVPDVQKLLEENARLKAELEKKK
- a CDS encoding 5'-nucleotidase C-terminal domain-containing protein; translated protein: MYWKKVLGQSTIRVATAALLLTQLLGAAGSVSAAGKDVEVHLIGINDFHGQLDTTSIVSEKKAGTAPILATYLKEAQAKYEHSLLFHNGDSVGASAPVSSLDRDEPTMEWMNMMGFDVASLGNHEFDQGIAALKAQIFGGLDPKEGKVTHAGAKFDYVNANVVETATGKTLLQPYVIKEVGGVKIGFIGLVTKSTPAKVSPSGTAGVRFLSAEEEVEAVNKYAKELQDKGVETIIVLAHDPATTKEGVTTGEAADLAKALPADSPVDVIVAGDNHALANGEVNGKLIVQAYSYGTAFEDIKLMIDPATGDVTEKSATVTTTFQEGVKEDPESLAIIKKSLDKHPELTKPVGTTDGSVTRTDAYNNEAALGNLIADAMRQADFGDKASEADFAFMNPGGIRADLPQGDVTFADLAKIQPFGNTLVKLELTGEQIKTLLQQQWGTNADGTPNTKTLQISGLKYTADFNKPVAERVTSLSLEDGTPIDPGKTYTAVVNNFMAAGGDNYKVLVDAKSSLAGPIDLDVFYQYIVDAYKGGAIQAATEGRITNLAASTEPTETPATTEFISRAEFVTALVELLKLNEVTSAPAFKDVAANAAYADAIAEATHAGFIQGYGGNFNPDRDITREEAATILAKLLKDQASDKDAATIIAGYEDGKTVSTYAVKSMAKLIDKGILSAADKNSLQPKQGLSTNDAKALIQKAVAAKAS